The sequence below is a genomic window from Blastococcus sp. Marseille-P5729.
GCCGGAGCGTTCACCTTTGTTATGTCGGCGATCAAGCTGCCGTCGGTCACGGGCAGCTCGTCGCACCCGACCGGCACGGGAGTCGGCGCGATCATCTTCAGACCTCCCGTGATGGCCTCACTGAGCACTGTCGTCCTGCTTTTCCAGGCATTGCTGCTCGCGCACGGTGGGCTGACCACCCTCGGCGCCAATGTCTTCTCGATGGGAGTCGTCGGCCCCTGGGTCGGCTACGGCATCTATCGGCTGCTCGGCAAGGCGCCGTTCTCCGTCGCAGTCTTCTGCGGTGTCGCGATGGCAAATCTCGCGACCTACGTGATGACAGCGACACAGCTCGCGCTGGCGTTCCCCAGCGGCCACGGCGGCTTCGGCGCCGCCTGGGTCGAGTTCATGGGCGTCTTCGCCGTCACCCAGATCCCCTTGGCGATCATCGAAGGCTTGATCGGCGTCCTGCTGTTCAATGCCCTGCGGTCGTGGGCACCCAAGGAGCTCTCTGAGCTCAAGGTGGCGCTGCCCGAGGCGAAGGACAAG
It includes:
- a CDS encoding energy-coupling factor ABC transporter permease, whose product is MHIAEGFLPPVHAACWTIAAAPFVVHGTRALARTAKEHPNAKLLLGAAGAFTFVMSAIKLPSVTGSSSHPTGTGVGAIIFRPPVMASLSTVVLLFQALLLAHGGLTTLGANVFSMGVVGPWVGYGIYRLLGKAPFSVAVFCGVAMANLATYVMTATQLALAFPSGHGGFGAAWVEFMGVFAVTQIPLAIIEGLIGVLLFNALRSWAPKELSELKVALPEAKDKEPAHA